In the genome of Arachis stenosperma cultivar V10309 chromosome 6, arast.V10309.gnm1.PFL2, whole genome shotgun sequence, the window CAAAGAAAGAGTGTAAGGCCCTCACTATAGAAGCTACGACCGAATCCAAAGAGGAGCCTGCTACTGAGAAATTGAAGGAGATCACGGCTCAAGTGGAGACTGGGAGTGTCCCCATGCACACCCCTATGAAAATGGAGGAGTCTGACGAATATCCTTCTCCAAATGCACAAGAGGAGCCTGATGATGAGCAACTTGCTTAGTTCTTAGCAGTTCTTAGGAAGTTGTAAGCAACATCTCTTTTGCAAAGGTGTTGGAAAAGAATCCCCCTTCTATGGCATGTCTAAAAAGTATAATAGTTGACAAGAAAGCCTTAAGGGGAGATAAAATAGTGGTGCTAACCAAAGAATGCAGCACCCTAGTTCAGAAGAAGCTGCCTCAGAAGCTCCCAGATCCCAAAAGCTTTCTGATTTCCTGTACTATAGAGACCATCACCTTTGAGAAGGCACTGTGCGACCTTGGCTATAGCATTAATcttatgcctctctctgtaatgagGAAGCTGGGGATTCAAGAGGTGCAGCCCACCAagatctcactagagatggcagataagtCCCTGAAACGGGCATATGGCATCGTGGAAAACGTCCTtataaaggttgaagacctttTATCTCCTTGCGGACTTCGTGATATTAGACACTGGGATAAACAGGGACgactccatcatccttggaacgCCTTTTCTAGCTACTGCAAAGGCCTTGGTTGATGTGGAGAAAGGAGAGATTGTACTGAGGTTATGGGAAGATCACATCTTGTTCAAGATCTCCAACCCTCAATCTCTCTCTAACAAAGGAGGTACCACTGTTCAGCACTTAGTATTTTAACCTTCTCTCTCTGTACAGAGCCTCACAGAGCCCCCtaacatcaaacctaagtttggtgttagacAATCACCATTAATCACTGAGAAAGAAAGTACCCAAAGActagaagaacaagaagattcCAACTGAGGACTTCTCACCTGGCATGAGAGTTATCTTCAGTAGAAGTCCAGTCATTCCACATACTGTGAACCAGATCCTGTCTCTAGAGTATGTTGAATTGATCCATGAGAGCATAGGAAGAAAGTTCACCATGAGGGGTGAAGATCTGAGCCCCTATCAACCTCCGTAAAGGAGCTgtccgtcaagctaatgacggtaaagaagcgcttgttgggaggcaacccaactatAAGTAGagtattttctttcttttatttactaTTGGTTTCATTCCATATTATTTTCATTTCTATTAATTTTCATAGTTTTCCCTTGCTTGTTAACATTTGTGATCACGTGTAGCACTTAGAACAGGAACAGAAATGCTTAGGACTAAAAATAGAATTCTCTAGAGAgagccccttactggcgttgaacgccagaactagcaCTAGCGCCAGAAGGGAAGGAAGCTTAGGCGTTCAACACCCTTCTAGAGAGCCTTCACTAGCATTTAACACTGGCATAAAAGAAgagttgggcgttcaacgcccccTATGGAGCACCCAGGACCATTTTCTTGGTCTCTATTGGGCGTTCAACGGCCAaccctggcgttgaac includes:
- the LOC130932386 gene encoding uncharacterized protein LOC130932386; amino-acid sequence: MACLKSIIVDKKALRGDKIVVLTKECSTLVQKKLPQKLPDPKSFLISCTIETITFEKALCDLGYSINLMPLSVMRKLGIQEVQPTKISLEMADKSLKRAYGIVENVLIKVEDLLSPCGLRDIRHWDKQGRLHHPWNAFSSYCKGLG